The nucleotide window AGCCCCACTGCCCTCGCCCGTCGGTGCCGGTGGCGTCCAGGACACGGTCAAGCGCTACGTCTCCGAGGTTCTCTTCGACAACCTGACCCCGGTTGAGGCAACGGAGAAACTGACCGCAGAAATCGAAGGCATGATCAGCGCAGGCTGATTATCCCGGAACGGAAATCGATCATGCTTGACCCCGCACCCCGCCCGCTGCACCTCTCCGAGGGTGCTGCCGACGACCCCGTCCGCGTTGCACGCGTGGCGCTGGTGGGCGTCCATGGCTACGGTGCCCGCCACCTGGACAACCTTCGCCGGTTGGAGGACGACGGCGCCGCACGGCTTGTTGCCGTGGCGGACCCCCGTCCGCCCGAGGACGGCGCGCTGCGTGCCGGGGTGGGCGTGTTCGCGAATCTGGAGGATCTGCTCGCCGCGGGGGTGGCGCCCGACGTCGTCGTTATTGCCACCCCGATCCAGGCACACGCGCCGCTCGCCCACGCGGCGATCGAGGCCGGCGCGGATGTGTATGTGGAGAAGCCTCCGGTGGCGTCGATGGAGCAGTACAACTCGCTCCTCGCCGCTGCCGAAAAAGCAGGCGTTGCCGTGCAGACCGGGTTTCAAAGCCTGGGTTCGGCAGCGCTTGACCGGCTCGACGATCTCGTGGCATCGGGAACGCTGGGTTCGGTTCGGGGCGTCAGTGCGCTGGGTACGTGGGTGCGGACCCGGGGCTACTTCGGACGTTCCCGCTGGGCGGGAAAGCGGACGCTGGACGGAGTGGACGTGGTCGACGGCGTGGCCACCAATCCGCTTGCCCATGCGGTTGCGACCGCCCTTCGTGTGGCCGGTGCAAGGGAGGCGTCCGACGTGGCTACCGTCGAGACGGACCTGTACCGGGCCCACGACATCGAGTGCGATGACACGTCCACTATCCGGGTGCGCACAGCATCCGGCAGGGTGGTTACGCTCGCACTTACCCTGTGTGCCGCGGAGCAGACGCGACCCAGCGTCACGCTCCACGGCACACAGGGAACCGCCGTGCTGTACTACACCGAGGACGAGCTGGCCGTCACCACTGCGGACGGCACTGTCACCGAGCACTTCGGGCGCGCCAACCTGCTGGAGAACCTGCTTGAACACCGGACGGCCGGCACGGCGCTGATCAGCCCGCTCGCCTCTTCCGGCGCCTTCATGCGGGTGCTTGACGCCGTCCGGCTGGCCCCGGCGCCGCAGCCCATTGATCCTTCGCACGTCACCTGGATCGGCGACGGTGATGATTCGCATCCCGTGGTGCACGGCATCGAGGACCTCCTGCAGCGGGCGTGTCTCGCCCAGGCGACCCTGTCTGAACTGGACCCGGGCTGGGCGCGGCGAGCGCCGTCGTCGTCTTCCGTGCCGTCGTCGTCCGTGCCGCTGGTGCTGGGCGGTCGCGAGGTCGGGTCCTACCGGGACGGCACCGCGGTCTCTCCCTTCCTTTCACCGCGCCCCTACCTGCATCCCGTCACAACGCTCGACGGCGTCATAGTCACCGACCACTTCCCCGCAGACCATGTGTGGCATCTCGGCGCAGGCGTTGCCGTGCAGGACGTCGACGGCGTGAACTTCTGGGGCGGCCGAACCTACCGTCGCGAGGCGCAGGGCTACGTGTGGCGCCCGGACCACGGCCGGATCACCCGCACCGGGCTGGTGCAACAGCGTAATTCCCTCGAGGAAGCGCTGCGCTGGAGTGGCCCTGACGGTTCCGCCCTGCTGCATGAAGCCCGCCGTATCAGCTGGCGCAAGGTGAATGACGCCGTCTGGGCGCTCACGATCGACTTTTCCCTGACACCTGCCGGCGAGGACGCGGTGTCCCTTGGGAGCCCGGGCTCGAATGGGCGCAGCGGCGGAGGGTATGGCGGCTTTTTCTGGCGCCTCCCCGCCGGCGAAAACACCACCATGACGACGGCGGACGCCTCCGGTGAAGCGGGTGTCCACGGCACCGTCTCTGACTGGCTGTGCTGGCAGGGCACCTTCGACGGCCGACCGGCGACGCTGCTCTTCCTGCCGAACGACAACGCGATTGACCCCTGGTTCGTCCGGGCCGAGGGTTACCCCGGAGTGGGGCTTGCCCTCGCCTGGGACCGGGCGGTCACCACCACACGCGAGGCTCCCCTTGCCCGGTCCGTCACCGTCCTCATTGCCGACGGAGCTCTGACCCCTGATGCAGTCCGCATCCTCGCGGCCGATGAAAGGCACCCATGACCACCACTTCAGCTCCCGGGCTCGAGACGCTTTCGGACCCAACTGCGAATCCAGCCGTGGAGCGTGTCGACAACCGTGCCGAGGAGCGCGCCGTCAAGCGCGGCCGGATCCTTGAGATCCTTGACCGCGCGGGCCGTGACTCGCTGCTGTTGACCACCAACACCGCGATGACCTGGTATCTGGGCGGAAGCCGTCTGCATATCAGCTTCGCGGGGGATCCCATCGCCATGCTGCTGATTGACCGCGAACGGGACCATCTGGTCACGTTCAATAATGAGGCGGACCGGTTGATCCGCGAGGAGCTGCCGGCCGACGTCGTCGTTCATCCGGTTCCCTGGCACGGATCAATGGACGAGGTTGTGAGCCGGCTGTCCCCTTCGCAGCCGCTGGATGAGGCGAGCGTGCGGCGGGAGCTGCGCGACGCGAGGCAGTCGCTTCTTCCCGCGGAGGTGGAGCAGTACACAGAACTGAACGTGGAGGTCGCGGGTGCGCTGACCGATGTGCTCTCCGCCGCCAGGCCACATACGCCGGAACGGGACATCGCCGCTGAGCTGGGCGCGCGGGTCATCGCGATGGGCGCTGAGCCGCTGGTCCTGCTCTGCAATGGCCGTGAGCGGTCGGCTTTCCGGCACCCGCTGCCGACGTCGTCGCCGTTGGGGCGGCGGGCGATGGCGGTCGTGTGTGCACGGCGCCGCGGGATGGTTGCGAACGTCACCCGCTGGGTGCGCTTTGACGGATCGACGGCCGCCGAGCGGGACGCCGAGGCGCGCATTACCGCTGTGGAGGCGGACATTTTCGCTGCGACGGTGCCGGGTGCGCGGCTGGACGGAATCTTCGAGGTCATCCGCAGTTCCTACGCTGCTCACGGATTTGGGTCGGATCAGTGGCGGCTGCATCATCAGGGCGGCCCCGCCGGGTACGCGGGCCGGGATCCGCGGGTCACGGCGTCGACCGATGACGAGGTGGTGCTCAATCAGGCGTTCACCTGGAACCCGTCGGGCCCCGGGGTGAAGATCGAGGACACCGTGCTGCTCACTGCCGGCGGCATCAGGGTGCTCAGCGTGGATGAGCGCTGGCCCGCCGTCGGGGTGAACGGCTTAATGCGGCCTCTGACCCTGGAGATCTAGCGAACTTTTGCGCACTTCCGGTGGGTTCCAGTGCCGTGGGACCCACAGGAGCTGCGCAAAAGTTCCGGTTCGATGCCTGGCGGCGGCGCATGCTGTTGACCAACCGTCACTTCCGCAGGATGCTCAGCAGGTGACTGACGAGAAACGCATCGCCTTGTTGATCGATGCCGAGAACGCGCCGGCTTCGAAGATCGATGTGATTCTCGCTGAAGTTGCCCGCTACGGCACCGCCAATGTCCGGAGCGCCTACGGCAACTGGAAAAGCCCGAGTATGCAGCCCTGGGAAGACACGCTCCATACGTATGCCATCCGCCCTATTCAGCAGTTTGCCTACAGCTCAGGCAAGAATGCATCGGACATGGCGATGATTATTGACGCGATGGACCTGCTGTATACGCGTTCGGTTGATGCGTTCGCCTTCATCTCCAGTGACGCAGACTTCACTCCCCTGGTGATGCGCGTGCTCACCGACGGGTTGAAGGTCTATGGCTTCGGCGAGCGCAAGACGCCTGCTCCCTTCGTCAATGCGTGTTCTCAGTTCACCTATGTTGAGGGCCTTGGGCAGCCGTCAGCGGAATCCAATGGAACGGAGTCTCAGCCGCGCGAGCCGCAGAAGCTCAGAGGCGATGCCCGCTTGATGCTGATGCTCCGCAGTGCTGTTGAGGCGGCCAGCGGCGATGACGGCTGGGCACACCTCAGTGAAGTAGGCAGTCAGATCGGCAATCAGGCTTCGTTCGATTCCCGGAACTACGGCTATACGAAGTTGAGCGAGCTGGTCGAGGCGACGGGGATGTTCCAGGTCAAGCGGCAGGACCTGTCCGTCTATGTGCGGGATGGCCGCAAAGCGTGAGGATATTCCCGGAGGTTAGCGGCGGTCCAACCAGTCGACGGCGGCGGTCAGGTCTGAGCGATCGATACCGTGACCGCCCTCCCGAAGAACCTGTTCGACGTCGGCGCCCTGTCGCTGCAGCTCCGACATCAGCGTAGTAACGCTGCTCAGCGGCGCCATCGGGTCTGACCGCCCGTTGAGCACGAGGAAACGATTGCCGGACAGGGTAGCCTCCGTCGTCCGCTCCCCGAACGGGTACATACCGGAGAACGCAACCACACGGTTCAGCGCTTCCGGATGCAGCATCGCGGTGGCCAACGCAATGTTGGCACCATTGGAAAAGCCGACGGCGATGATTTCCCGGGTGCCGATGTCATAGTGTTCCCGCGCATCAGCGAGGAAACCGGCCAGTTCGCCGGCGCGGAGGATGACGTCGTCGACGTCGAACACTCCCTCCCCGCGCCGGGCGAACCAGCGCAGCATTCCGTTCTCCTGCACCCTGCCGCGTGGCGCAAGCACCGCTGCGGTCGGGTCCAGCTGCGCAGCGAGCGCAGCAATGTCCTCCTCGTTTGAGCCGGTGCCGTGCAGCATCAGGAGAAGTGGACGCTCGGAGTCGCCCTCCCGGTACAGGTGTGGCCAGTCGATAAGCTGCGGTGCGGGCATCAGGCGATGCCTCCAGTGGACTGCTCAGCCGGCCCGACAGCCGCGCCGTTGGCCGCACCGTCGGGCAGGGTGTTGTTGTCTTCCGGCACTTCGATACGGGCGACCGAAGCTTCAATGTCCTCACGTGAGGGCTCGAGCCACGGCGGCAGCTTCAGCGAGCGTCCGAGTTCCAGCAGCGGCTCATCCACATTGAACCCCGGAGTGTCCGTCGCGATTTCGAACAGCACACCGCCGGGCTCCCGGAAATAGATCGAGGTGAAGTACTGGCGGTCGAGAATCGCTGTCACGGCGAATCCGCGCTCCACGAGATCCTGTCGCCACAGCTCCTGGGTGGCTTTGTCCGGAACCCGGAAGGCGATGTGGTGCACGGTGCCGCCGGCCACGAGCCCGTAGGGTCCGGCAGGATCAGCAATGACGTCGACAATGTTCCCGGGGCCGCCGACGCCCGCTTGCAGCCGGGTTCGGCCGGGGATCTCATCGGAGATACGCAGCCCGAGGTCTTCGGTGAGGACGCGCAGGGTGTGCTCCGGGTTCGCGACCGTCAGCACGGAGGAGTGCTGGCCGCGGACGGCACGCTCCGCGGGGACAAAGGACGAGTCCCACGGATTACGGGGATCGGACGTCGAGGAGGCCACGAGGTCGAGCTGAAGTCCGTCGGGGTCGCGCAGCGAAAGCCTTTCCTCCTCCGCGGATGCCCGCGTAATGGAGGACTCCACGCCGAGCGCCCGGAAGTGGTTCTGCCACCAGCCCAGGCTCCCCTCAGGTACCGAGAAGGCGGTGGTGGTGGATTGGCCGGAACCGATCCGCCCCGGTGCCACCTGGCCCCACGGGAAGAAGGTCATGAGCGAGCCCGGCCGGCCGGCGTCGTCGCCGTAGTAGAGGTGATAGGTGGACGGGTCGTCGAAGTTGACCGTCTTCTTCACGAGCCGAAGTCCGAGCCCGCGGATGTAGAAGTCGATGTTCGCCTGCGGGTCACCCGCAATGGCGGTGACGTGGTGCAGACCCGTGGTGTGCGCTGTCATGGTGATCCTCCGGAGGGTTCCGGCCGGCCCCTGCGGTCGACGTTGTACATGCAAATGCATATACTCACGAGCTTATTCCCTCTCCCGACCGTTAGTCTGTGAAGCGTGAACGATGCGCTGCACGAACCGCTGAAAGCAGCCGTTACCGACGCCGTGGGCGGCCGCGTTACTGCACTCGCTGACGTAGTGCGCACCCCGCTGGAGTACGACGCGTTCCTCGCACACCGCACGGTGAGCCGAGTCTCGGGAAACGCACTCGTAGACGGTGAGCGCGTTTCATGGTCCATGATCGAGAAGCGCACCGAGGGGCCTGCACTGGCCTCCGCGTATCTCCTGGATAACGGACGGCGCGAGTTCGACGCGTACGCCTCCGGAGTGCTTGACGGAGTCGCTCCCGGCATCGGAACGCCACGCATTCACGGGAGACTGCTCGATCCGGATGGAGGGATGATTCTCTGGCTTGAGGAAATCCGCCACGAGGGCGCACGGCCGCTGGACGCGGAGACCCTGCTCACCGCCGCGCGCGACCTTGGCGGCATGGGCGGGCTGTGGGTGGGGCGCCGACTCTCGGAGCCCTGGTACTTCACTGAATGGATTGATCGCCATAGCCAGCCTGAGGCCATCGAGCAGGGTCTGGCCACACTGCGACGCGGTGACGCCCGTGCAGCCGCGCGCCTCGGGGACCGGCTGGCCGCCGCCGAGCAACTGGTCCTCAGCCAGAACCGTTACCGCGCGATTCTGGAATCGCTTCCGCAGACCCTGTGCCACCACGACGCTGTCGGCGCAAACGTCTTCCACTCGGGCGGCCGGACCGTTCTGATCGACTGGGAATCAATCGGCGCCGGCCCCGTGGGAGCGGACCTCGCATCCTTGGTCTTCTCCTCGGTCCGCCGCGGCGATGCCCTCGCGGGTGTCGCGCTGCCGATCGTCGATGACGCTCTGGACGCCTACTCCACAGCTCTCCGGGCAGAGGCACCCACCATCACGTTTGAGGAGATCCGCCTGGGGTTCGACGCAGCGATTGCACTGCGCTGGAAGCTCGCCGCCGACGTCGTCGCCGGTATCGAAAAGGGTCAGCCCCCGCGGCGGGGAAGCCTTCCGGACGAGAGCCCGGCAGTGGCACTGGATGAGCTGATCGTCCTCGTGGACCTGCTCCTCGCGTCAGCCGACCGCGCGCTCCATCAGGCCCCGTGAGTTGGCAGGACACACCCCTAATGACGCTCCATAAGGGGCGTGTCCTGCGAAATCAACGGGTAGGGGTGATCTCCAGGCCGAGCCCCGGCTGGCCCGTCACCGCAAGCCCGGATTCAGTGATGCTGACCGGCGACGGTCCGGCGAGGATGCCCAGCTCGGTCATGGTGGCGCCGTCGACCGCTTCCACCCACACCGTTTCCGCAAGAGTGGAGGCAAGCTGCCCGGAAAGCTCCGGGAGCAGGTGCGGAGCCACCGCGATGCTGTTGGCCCGGGCGAGCTCGACGATCCGCCGGAACGGAGTGATTCCACCGACCCGGATGATGTTGGGTTGGATGATGTCGACGGCGTCCGCCTCGATGAAGTCCCGGAACCGGTAGATGGTGTGCACGTTTTCACCCAGCGCAATGGGCACCGGCGAGGAGCGCCGCAGCCGCCGGTAGGCAGAGAGATCGTCCGCGCGGATCGGTTCTTCGAGCCAATGCAGGCCGTACTCCGCGAGCCATTCAAGCGCCCGCAGCGTGGTGGGCAGGTCCCACCGCTGGTTGGCGTCGATCATCAGTGCGCGGTCGGGGCCGATGACCTCACGGACTGCGGCGATCCGCTCGGCATCCTCGCGCAGGTCCGGCTTACCCACTTTGACCTTGACCGCCTGCCGGCCTTCAGTGACCCACCGCTGGGCCTGCTCAACGAGCTCCTCGAGGGTGTAGTGCAGGTTCACTCCGGACCCATACACCGGCACGGTTTCCCGACGCCGGCCCAGCAGGTCAGGTACGGAACACCCCGCCTGCTTCCCCGCCAGGTCCCACAGGGCGAGGTCGACACCGGCCATCGCGATGGTGGTCAGCCCTCCCCCGCCTGCCTCATGGAGCCGGACCCAGAGGGCGTCCCACACCTCCTCCGCCCGGGCGGGAAGTCCCTCCACAAATGGCGCGATGTCATGTTCCAGCAACGCCAGCACTGCCTGCGGCCCGATGGTGGGCGTCCAGGAGAAACCGTGCCCGGTACCGCCGTCGTCGGTAGTTACCGTCGTCGCGATGAAGTGATTCTCCGGCACGTCAGCTCCCCAGGCGCGCCGCAGCGGCGCCGTGACCAGACGCGCGGAGAGGCCGGTGATCTTCGGGCTCATGCGCCCACGAGCTCACGGCCGGCCGCAAGGATGGCCTTGAGTTCCACCAGCTGGGTCTCGGATGGGTCGACCAGCGGCGGACGGACGGACCCGACGTCGAGCCCGTCCAGCCGCAGCCCCGCCTTGACGAGCGAGACGCCGAAGCCCGGTGTCTGATCACGCAGCCTGACCAGCGGCGCGTAGAAACCGTCCAGCAGGCGGTGCCGGGCGGGCTCATCATTGTCGATGTAGGCACGGTAGTACGCGGTGGCAATCCCCGGCGCCATGGCGAACGCGGCGGAGGAGTAGAGCGGGATTCCCAGACCGCGGTAGGCGCCCTGGCTGAGTTCCGCGGTGAGGAGCCCGTTGAAGAACTGGAAGTCGGTCCGCCCGGTGGCAGCGACAGCGGACACGATCTCCTGCGCAAGCCCGACGTCGCCCACACCGTCCTTGAATCCAACCACCTTCGGGTTGGATGCCAGGCGCGCGACGGCGTCGGCGGTGAAAGCTCCGTTGGCCCGGTGGTAGATGATGACCGGCAGGCTGGAAGCGGCAGCCACCTCCTCCACGTAGGCGACAAGGCCTTCCG belongs to Arthrobacter tumbae and includes:
- a CDS encoding DUF6807 family protein, which gives rise to MLDPAPRPLHLSEGAADDPVRVARVALVGVHGYGARHLDNLRRLEDDGAARLVAVADPRPPEDGALRAGVGVFANLEDLLAAGVAPDVVVIATPIQAHAPLAHAAIEAGADVYVEKPPVASMEQYNSLLAAAEKAGVAVQTGFQSLGSAALDRLDDLVASGTLGSVRGVSALGTWVRTRGYFGRSRWAGKRTLDGVDVVDGVATNPLAHAVATALRVAGAREASDVATVETDLYRAHDIECDDTSTIRVRTASGRVVTLALTLCAAEQTRPSVTLHGTQGTAVLYYTEDELAVTTADGTVTEHFGRANLLENLLEHRTAGTALISPLASSGAFMRVLDAVRLAPAPQPIDPSHVTWIGDGDDSHPVVHGIEDLLQRACLAQATLSELDPGWARRAPSSSSVPSSSVPLVLGGREVGSYRDGTAVSPFLSPRPYLHPVTTLDGVIVTDHFPADHVWHLGAGVAVQDVDGVNFWGGRTYRREAQGYVWRPDHGRITRTGLVQQRNSLEEALRWSGPDGSALLHEARRISWRKVNDAVWALTIDFSLTPAGEDAVSLGSPGSNGRSGGGYGGFFWRLPAGENTTMTTADASGEAGVHGTVSDWLCWQGTFDGRPATLLFLPNDNAIDPWFVRAEGYPGVGLALAWDRAVTTTREAPLARSVTVLIADGALTPDAVRILAADERHP
- a CDS encoding M24 family metallopeptidase, which encodes MTTTSAPGLETLSDPTANPAVERVDNRAEERAVKRGRILEILDRAGRDSLLLTTNTAMTWYLGGSRLHISFAGDPIAMLLIDRERDHLVTFNNEADRLIREELPADVVVHPVPWHGSMDEVVSRLSPSQPLDEASVRRELRDARQSLLPAEVEQYTELNVEVAGALTDVLSAARPHTPERDIAAELGARVIAMGAEPLVLLCNGRERSAFRHPLPTSSPLGRRAMAVVCARRRGMVANVTRWVRFDGSTAAERDAEARITAVEADIFAATVPGARLDGIFEVIRSSYAAHGFGSDQWRLHHQGGPAGYAGRDPRVTASTDDEVVLNQAFTWNPSGPGVKIEDTVLLTAGGIRVLSVDERWPAVGVNGLMRPLTLEI
- a CDS encoding NYN domain-containing protein; the protein is MTDEKRIALLIDAENAPASKIDVILAEVARYGTANVRSAYGNWKSPSMQPWEDTLHTYAIRPIQQFAYSSGKNASDMAMIIDAMDLLYTRSVDAFAFISSDADFTPLVMRVLTDGLKVYGFGERKTPAPFVNACSQFTYVEGLGQPSAESNGTESQPREPQKLRGDARLMLMLRSAVEAASGDDGWAHLSEVGSQIGNQASFDSRNYGYTKLSELVEATGMFQVKRQDLSVYVRDGRKA
- a CDS encoding alpha/beta hydrolase, producing the protein MPAPQLIDWPHLYREGDSERPLLLMLHGTGSNEEDIAALAAQLDPTAAVLAPRGRVQENGMLRWFARRGEGVFDVDDVILRAGELAGFLADAREHYDIGTREIIAVGFSNGANIALATAMLHPEALNRVVAFSGMYPFGERTTEATLSGNRFLVLNGRSDPMAPLSSVTTLMSELQRQGADVEQVLREGGHGIDRSDLTAAVDWLDRR
- a CDS encoding ring-cleaving dioxygenase, coding for MTAHTTGLHHVTAIAGDPQANIDFYIRGLGLRLVKKTVNFDDPSTYHLYYGDDAGRPGSLMTFFPWGQVAPGRIGSGQSTTTAFSVPEGSLGWWQNHFRALGVESSITRASAEEERLSLRDPDGLQLDLVASSTSDPRNPWDSSFVPAERAVRGQHSSVLTVANPEHTLRVLTEDLGLRISDEIPGRTRLQAGVGGPGNIVDVIADPAGPYGLVAGGTVHHIAFRVPDKATQELWRQDLVERGFAVTAILDRQYFTSIYFREPGGVLFEIATDTPGFNVDEPLLELGRSLKLPPWLEPSREDIEASVARIEVPEDNNTLPDGAANGAAVGPAEQSTGGIA
- a CDS encoding phosphotransferase, translating into MNDALHEPLKAAVTDAVGGRVTALADVVRTPLEYDAFLAHRTVSRVSGNALVDGERVSWSMIEKRTEGPALASAYLLDNGRREFDAYASGVLDGVAPGIGTPRIHGRLLDPDGGMILWLEEIRHEGARPLDAETLLTAARDLGGMGGLWVGRRLSEPWYFTEWIDRHSQPEAIEQGLATLRRGDARAAARLGDRLAAAEQLVLSQNRYRAILESLPQTLCHHDAVGANVFHSGGRTVLIDWESIGAGPVGADLASLVFSSVRRGDALAGVALPIVDDALDAYSTALRAEAPTITFEEIRLGFDAAIALRWKLAADVVAGIEKGQPPRRGSLPDESPAVALDELIVLVDLLLASADRALHQAP
- a CDS encoding mandelate racemase/muconate lactonizing enzyme family protein; translation: MSPKITGLSARLVTAPLRRAWGADVPENHFIATTVTTDDGGTGHGFSWTPTIGPQAVLALLEHDIAPFVEGLPARAEEVWDALWVRLHEAGGGGLTTIAMAGVDLALWDLAGKQAGCSVPDLLGRRRETVPVYGSGVNLHYTLEELVEQAQRWVTEGRQAVKVKVGKPDLREDAERIAAVREVIGPDRALMIDANQRWDLPTTLRALEWLAEYGLHWLEEPIRADDLSAYRRLRRSSPVPIALGENVHTIYRFRDFIEADAVDIIQPNIIRVGGITPFRRIVELARANSIAVAPHLLPELSGQLASTLAETVWVEAVDGATMTELGILAGPSPVSITESGLAVTGQPGLGLEITPTR
- a CDS encoding 5-dehydro-4-deoxyglucarate dehydratase, translating into MQFNAVLFFPVTPFSPSGSVDTALLQEHIESRLSYGPGGVFPACGTGEFHALDLEEIRAVVTTAVRTVNGQVPVVAGTGGPLGHARAAARAAEEAGADALLVLPPYLVRGPSEGLVAYVEEVAAASSLPVIIYHRANGAFTADAVARLASNPKVVGFKDGVGDVGLAQEIVSAVAATGRTDFQFFNGLLTAELSQGAYRGLGIPLYSSAAFAMAPGIATAYYRAYIDNDEPARHRLLDGFYAPLVRLRDQTPGFGVSLVKAGLRLDGLDVGSVRPPLVDPSETQLVELKAILAAGRELVGA